The following proteins are co-located in the Leptospira weilii genome:
- the recG gene encoding ATP-dependent DNA helicase RecG, which produces MKNSVSKTENTNVKNELLLPVTVIKGVGASKAAALASIGIYTLQDLLNFFPRRYLDRNLTDNVFLKTGETVTLIVEVIDAYLAHGKKSRLVVGTKTKNNERISIVFFRGVSFFQKIFQPGTTLVVTGKLEYFRGFQLIHPDYEILAGAIKPTYAINSANLKKKSQQQEPEEELAELPEMIHAGRIIPLYSSGEALKSQGLDSRGFRKILYSALERLKGGISEILPNEIVKRRNLIPREESYREIHFPTDEISLDAAKYRLKYEELFYFNLLIEHKKKEREKIKRVLWPLPESETADSVRKNLPFQLTEDQNSALQKIKDMTKKDQPIAVLLQGDVGSGKTLVALLTALRYMDNQVQVCMVAPTEILARQHYQTVLSFLGNMPFLGIELLVGKEPKKNRYEKLYRIKKGDTLFVIGTHSVFQEDVRFSELGLVIVDEQHKFGVDQRETLRSKGKNPDILAMTATPIPRTLCLTLYGDLDLLTIRSKPKGRMPIQTKWFQEDRREGVYKSIRKYVSSGRQCYIVYPLVEESEKVDLKSCIEAYEHLKHEVFSDFEVGLVHGKMEIEEKDRVMQEFSKNRIQILVSTTVIEVGIDVPNATVMVIEHADRFGISQLHQLRGRVGRGDQESFCILMTDSKVTEDAKVRLDAMVNFSDGFALSEIDLQLRGPGELMGVRQSGLPDFKIADLRKDSKLIELTREDATLFGNPGDLEKEEIRGRFSEGRLLFSN; this is translated from the coding sequence ATGAAGAACTCGGTCTCTAAAACGGAAAACACAAACGTAAAAAACGAACTTCTTTTACCTGTGACGGTTATCAAAGGGGTTGGGGCTTCCAAGGCCGCGGCGCTTGCGTCCATAGGAATTTATACCCTTCAGGATCTTTTGAATTTTTTTCCGAGAAGATATTTAGATCGTAATCTTACAGACAATGTTTTTTTGAAAACGGGAGAAACCGTAACCTTGATCGTGGAAGTCATAGACGCCTATCTGGCCCACGGAAAGAAGTCGAGGCTCGTAGTCGGAACTAAAACGAAGAACAACGAAAGGATTTCGATCGTGTTCTTTCGGGGAGTGAGTTTTTTTCAGAAAATTTTTCAACCGGGAACAACGTTAGTTGTCACAGGTAAGCTTGAATACTTTCGAGGGTTTCAGCTGATTCATCCCGATTATGAGATTCTGGCGGGCGCGATCAAACCGACTTATGCGATAAATTCCGCAAATCTCAAAAAGAAAAGTCAACAGCAGGAACCGGAGGAGGAATTGGCGGAGCTTCCGGAGATGATCCACGCGGGAAGGATCATTCCTTTGTATTCTTCGGGGGAAGCTCTAAAATCGCAAGGATTGGATTCTAGAGGGTTTCGTAAAATTCTTTACTCGGCCCTGGAAAGATTGAAAGGCGGAATCTCCGAAATCCTTCCGAACGAAATCGTTAAACGAAGAAATTTGATTCCAAGAGAGGAATCTTACCGCGAGATTCACTTTCCGACAGACGAAATTTCTTTGGATGCCGCGAAGTACAGACTCAAATACGAGGAGTTATTCTATTTCAATCTTCTGATCGAACACAAAAAGAAAGAGAGGGAAAAAATCAAACGAGTTCTTTGGCCTTTGCCGGAATCGGAAACGGCCGACTCGGTTCGAAAAAACCTTCCTTTTCAGCTTACGGAAGATCAAAATTCCGCTCTTCAAAAGATCAAAGACATGACAAAAAAAGACCAGCCAATTGCCGTACTGTTGCAGGGTGACGTAGGTTCCGGAAAAACGTTAGTCGCTCTTTTGACGGCTTTGCGTTATATGGACAATCAGGTTCAGGTTTGTATGGTGGCGCCCACCGAAATCCTCGCAAGACAACACTATCAAACCGTTCTTTCCTTTTTGGGAAATATGCCGTTTTTAGGGATCGAACTTCTCGTCGGTAAAGAACCTAAAAAAAATCGATACGAAAAACTCTATAGAATCAAAAAAGGGGATACGTTATTCGTGATTGGCACTCACAGTGTCTTTCAAGAAGACGTTCGCTTCTCCGAACTGGGCCTGGTGATCGTTGATGAACAGCATAAATTCGGGGTCGATCAAAGGGAAACTCTTCGTTCCAAGGGCAAAAATCCGGACATTCTCGCGATGACTGCAACTCCGATTCCGAGAACTCTCTGTCTTACCCTATACGGAGATTTGGATTTGCTAACGATTCGATCCAAACCCAAAGGTAGGATGCCGATCCAGACGAAATGGTTTCAGGAAGATCGAAGAGAAGGGGTTTATAAATCCATTCGCAAATATGTTTCTTCGGGAAGGCAGTGCTACATCGTTTATCCTTTGGTGGAAGAATCGGAAAAAGTGGATCTCAAATCTTGCATCGAAGCTTACGAACATTTGAAACACGAGGTTTTTTCCGACTTCGAAGTAGGGCTCGTTCACGGAAAAATGGAAATCGAAGAAAAAGATCGAGTAATGCAGGAATTCTCCAAAAACAGAATTCAGATTCTCGTATCCACGACCGTGATCGAAGTCGGGATCGACGTTCCCAATGCCACAGTGATGGTCATCGAACACGCGGATCGTTTTGGAATTTCTCAATTGCATCAGTTGAGGGGGCGGGTCGGCCGCGGAGATCAGGAAAGTTTTTGTATTCTCATGACGGACTCTAAGGTTACCGAAGACGCGAAAGTTAGATTGGATGCGATGGTAAACTTCTCCGACGGATTTGCGTTATCCGAAATCGATCTTCAACTTCGGGGACCGGGAGAATTGATGGGAGTTCGTCAAAGCGGTCTTCCCGATTTTAAAATCGCGGATTTAAGAAAAGATTCCAAACTGATCGAATTGACCCGAGAAGATGCGACCTTGTTCGGAAATCCGGGAGATTTGGAAAAAGAGGAAATTCGAGGAAGATTCAGCGAAGGTAGACTTTTATTTTCGAATTAG
- a CDS encoding NAD(P)H-dependent glycerol-3-phosphate dehydrogenase, producing MKIGVIGSGSFGTALGSLLADKGYEVILWCRNDSQIESINRNHINNKHLPDFTLPEKLTASKDLRAVVQGKDMIVSSPPSHALTEILREIKEYLPEKIPIVSASKGIENGTLRLVSEIFESELPGKYHSYLSYLSGPSFAKEIIQKVPTIVSIASRNEATARKVQEIFSFLYFRTYWTPDVIGVEVGGSLKNVIALAAGVSDGLGFGQNTRAALITRGLNEITKIGLKLGADPMTFLGPSGMGDLILTCCGEQSRNRTVGFRLGKGETLEQILSSMNEVAEGIKTTQSAYELSQKLGIEMAITNEVYKMLYEGKNPKEVVKDLMKRDLKREGVLV from the coding sequence ATGAAAATTGGAGTGATCGGATCGGGAAGTTTTGGAACCGCTTTGGGAAGTCTTCTTGCGGATAAGGGTTACGAAGTCATCCTCTGGTGTAGAAATGACTCTCAAATCGAAAGTATCAACCGTAATCATATCAATAATAAGCATCTGCCCGATTTTACGCTTCCGGAAAAATTAACGGCAAGCAAGGATTTAAGAGCCGTCGTTCAAGGGAAGGACATGATCGTATCCTCCCCGCCTTCTCATGCGTTGACCGAAATTTTAAGAGAGATTAAGGAATACCTTCCCGAAAAAATTCCTATCGTATCCGCAAGTAAGGGAATCGAAAACGGAACGCTTCGTCTCGTATCCGAAATTTTCGAATCGGAACTCCCCGGAAAATATCACTCGTATCTTTCGTATTTGTCCGGACCTTCTTTTGCAAAAGAAATCATCCAAAAAGTACCCACGATCGTGAGCATTGCTTCTAGGAACGAAGCGACCGCTCGTAAGGTTCAGGAAATATTCAGTTTTCTATATTTTCGAACCTATTGGACTCCGGATGTGATCGGTGTGGAAGTGGGAGGTTCCTTAAAGAACGTGATCGCATTAGCGGCGGGAGTCAGCGACGGTCTCGGCTTCGGTCAAAACACAAGAGCGGCTTTAATTACAAGAGGATTGAACGAGATCACGAAAATCGGTCTGAAGTTAGGCGCCGATCCGATGACTTTTCTCGGGCCTTCCGGAATGGGAGACTTGATTTTGACTTGTTGCGGAGAACAATCCCGAAATCGTACGGTCGGTTTTCGTTTGGGAAAAGGAGAAACCTTGGAGCAAATTCTCTCCAGTATGAACGAGGTCGCGGAAGGAATAAAGACTACTCAAAGCGCATACGAACTTTCACAGAAGCTGGGGATCGAAATGGCGATTACGAACGAAGTTTATAAAATGCTTTACGAAGGCAAGAATCCGAAAGAAGTTGTGAAAGACCTTATGAAACGCGATCTAAAGAGAGAAGGCGTTTTAGTTTGA
- a CDS encoding ChaN family lipoprotein, which produces MVLKNHYLRACFFAILLIFCSEDSLAFPESKLENEEGALPFSIQKGPTETTIDFETVLKEFENYDILIFGEEHDDMIGHKIRLDWFRKIALKTPVILSLEMLERDQQKTLDEYLNGQIGEKAFLNSLTLWPNYLRDYHPFIRFAKEHRVPVLASNVPRKYVNLVSSSGLEALFKIRSVFLPPKYLVRTLSQEDYETKIKNTLKEHPGINLDANTEKKFVDAQYLWDAGMTDSIANAFLTKGRKVIHINGRFHSDEGFGVVYRLRKLGFKTLSISMFPLKEGSKIPTEILKGCDFTVITERRKKEN; this is translated from the coding sequence TTGGTTTTGAAAAATCATTATTTAAGAGCCTGTTTTTTTGCGATTTTATTGATCTTTTGTTCGGAAGATAGTTTAGCCTTTCCCGAAAGTAAACTTGAGAACGAGGAAGGTGCGCTTCCGTTTTCCATCCAAAAAGGGCCGACCGAGACAACGATTGATTTCGAAACTGTTTTAAAAGAATTTGAAAATTATGATATATTAATATTTGGAGAAGAACATGACGATATGATCGGTCATAAAATTCGCCTAGATTGGTTTAGGAAAATTGCTTTAAAAACTCCCGTAATCCTTTCTTTGGAAATGTTGGAAAGGGACCAACAAAAAACCTTAGACGAATATTTAAACGGTCAGATCGGAGAGAAGGCTTTTTTAAATTCCCTAACACTTTGGCCCAACTATTTAAGAGACTATCATCCTTTTATACGGTTTGCAAAGGAACACCGGGTTCCGGTTCTCGCATCCAACGTACCTAGAAAATACGTGAATCTGGTTTCTTCTTCCGGACTCGAAGCGTTGTTTAAGATTCGTTCCGTTTTTCTGCCTCCTAAATATCTCGTTCGTACTCTCTCTCAGGAAGATTACGAAACTAAAATTAAAAACACCCTCAAAGAACATCCGGGCATAAATTTAGACGCGAACACCGAAAAAAAATTTGTGGATGCCCAATATCTTTGGGATGCGGGAATGACTGACTCGATCGCGAATGCGTTTTTGACAAAAGGACGTAAGGTGATTCATATCAACGGTCGCTTTCACAGCGATGAGGGTTTTGGCGTCGTTTATAGACTGCGTAAACTTGGATTTAAAACCCTTTCGATTTCCATGTTCCCTTTGAAGGAGGGTAGCAAAATTCCAACTGAAATACTCAAGGGTTGCGATTTTACCGTAATTACGGAAAGGAGAAAAAAAGAGAATTAA
- a CDS encoding metallophosphoesterase family protein, which translates to MKIIYLTDIHDGLRGLKEILQQTTADLYLFSGDIIYKAFFSTDRIIEFCTIQEEMYRISKDQKEEINAYDYATRAIRFPEKHNPDIVEKSKEYRTLFHQAAKTMKEKYELIEILIQKYSRAPVRVLPGNYDIDLQYSALYERDVHRKTFEQDGYKFAGYGGAPILTSGIPEKLAVKFHEYNRNGKSYSEPEDFFKEEQPDIVVIHNPAYGFLDKIPNYGNVGSQGIRRYLDEYNPMLVVSGHVHEDQGIIKKGKTVFLNPSNFGAVDSVFGFQPGGFFSEIFLENGLVETVKLNRLVDHKIRLLMDVDCKGNTPSVTFLNQDSEVSAEDFVRV; encoded by the coding sequence ATGAAAATCATCTATCTGACTGATATCCATGACGGTCTTAGGGGCTTGAAGGAAATTCTTCAGCAAACGACGGCCGATCTATATCTCTTTTCCGGGGACATCATTTATAAAGCGTTCTTTAGCACCGACCGGATCATTGAATTCTGTACTATCCAGGAGGAAATGTATCGAATCTCCAAGGATCAAAAAGAAGAAATCAACGCGTATGATTATGCTACAAGAGCGATTCGTTTTCCCGAAAAACACAATCCGGATATAGTAGAAAAATCTAAAGAATACAGAACCCTCTTTCATCAAGCGGCAAAGACGATGAAGGAAAAATACGAACTTATCGAAATCCTCATTCAAAAATATTCCCGCGCCCCCGTAAGAGTTCTTCCGGGCAACTACGATATCGATCTTCAATACAGCGCCTTGTATGAGAGAGACGTCCACAGAAAAACTTTCGAACAGGACGGGTATAAGTTTGCGGGTTACGGAGGCGCTCCGATTCTCACTTCCGGAATTCCGGAGAAGTTAGCCGTTAAGTTTCACGAATACAATCGTAACGGAAAGAGTTACAGCGAACCGGAAGATTTTTTCAAAGAGGAACAACCGGATATAGTCGTCATTCACAATCCCGCCTATGGATTTTTGGATAAAATTCCTAATTACGGAAATGTGGGTTCCCAAGGAATTCGAAGATACTTGGACGAATACAATCCCATGCTTGTGGTTTCGGGGCATGTCCACGAAGATCAAGGTATTATCAAAAAGGGAAAAACCGTTTTCTTAAATCCTTCTAACTTTGGCGCGGTCGATTCGGTCTTCGGATTTCAACCGGGCGGGTTTTTCTCCGAAATATTTTTAGAAAACGGGCTTGTAGAAACCGTAAAATTGAATAGACTTGTGGATCACAAAATTCGCCTCTTAATGGATGTCGATTGTAAGGGGAATACTCCTTCGGTTACGTTTTTGAACCAAGATTCTGAGGTGTCGGCGGAAGATTTTGTGAGAGTCTGA
- a CDS encoding glutathione peroxidase, whose product MQTKISILFFILGILFPLAGAFAKESFYDFKVKDIKGNDISLSKYKGKVVMVVNVASKCGYTYQYDNLEKVYKKYKSQGFVVVGFPANNFGSQEPGTDQEIETFCRIQKGASFDMMSKISVKGKGQHPLYSYLIENSPNPGEIEWNFEKFLISKEGKVEARYRSAVEPDASVVAQKIESLLK is encoded by the coding sequence ATGCAGACAAAAATTTCTATTTTGTTTTTTATCCTAGGGATTCTTTTTCCGCTAGCCGGAGCTTTCGCAAAGGAAAGTTTTTACGATTTTAAAGTAAAGGACATCAAAGGTAACGACATATCCCTTTCCAAATACAAGGGGAAAGTAGTAATGGTGGTTAACGTAGCTTCTAAATGCGGTTATACTTATCAATACGATAATCTTGAAAAAGTTTATAAAAAATACAAGAGTCAGGGATTCGTCGTAGTTGGTTTTCCGGCCAATAATTTCGGAAGCCAAGAGCCTGGAACCGATCAGGAAATTGAAACCTTTTGCAGAATCCAAAAAGGCGCCAGTTTTGATATGATGTCGAAAATTTCCGTCAAAGGAAAAGGCCAGCATCCTCTGTATTCTTATCTGATCGAAAATTCTCCGAATCCCGGAGAGATAGAATGGAACTTTGAAAAGTTTCTGATTTCAAAGGAAGGAAAAGTCGAAGCGAGATATCGTTCCGCGGTGGAACCGGACGCTTCGGTCGTAGCCCAAAAAATCGAGTCTCTTTTGAAATAG